The Dyadobacter sp. 676 DNA window TTGTCAAAAAATGGCTTTCATCGGAACCCTTCAGGCCTGTGTTAGGACTTGAAGGGCAGACCTGGGCACTTAAAGTGATCGATGACCAGTTGCTATGCGGGCACAACGATGCTACTTACCGCATTTCGGAAAATAGCGTTACCAAAATCTCCGGTGTTAACGGCGGCTGGGTGTTTATGCCGATCAGGAACGGGCGTGATACGCTTCTTTTGCAGGGAGCGTATGTGGGCTTGCACGTATATAAAAAGGACGCAAAGGGTATCTGGACGTACGCTTATCCGGTGGAAAAATTCGCACCTGTTCCCATCCGACAGATTGCACGCGACAACTCCGGGACATTCTGGCTCGGGCATGCCTATAAAGGCCTGTTTCAAGCCAAACTAACCACTGCGTTGGATTCGGCGCTGTTCTGGAAAGAATTTAAGGCGCCACGGGAACTGCCCAGCGAGTTTTCGGTCGAAGTGGTTCAATGGCTCGACGGACAGGTACGAGTGCGCTCGGGCAACCGGTTTTTCCAGCCAGATGCTGCGGGCAATCTCGTCGCAAGCAGCGATTTTTTGAAGGAAGACGAAGATTATAAAGTAAGGACGGGCCTGGACGGAGACTGGTTCAAGGTTTTCATGAACCGCGTAGAATTCTATCAGCCCGGCAGGGAGGCGCGGAACCTTCCCCTGACGCTCGTTCGCAACAGCGAAACCATCATACCGCTCTCCGGCGACTATTATTTCTTCTGCCTCGACAACGGCTATGCATTATATAATCGCAAGTCGGCCGACAAGCACAACGAGGTAACCGGGCCGCCGGTAATCCGGAAAGTCGCTAACCTCCGCAACCTCAATGAAACGTTTGCTATTTCGGGAAACCCTTCGCTGCCTGCGGAAGTACGTTCCCTCCGCGTCGCGTTCTCCATCCCGGCTTACGGGCAAAATGTACAATACCAATACCGGCTGAAAGGGCTGACAGATCAATGGTCGGAATGGACGGACCAGAGCTTTGTGGAATTTACCAACCTGGAATCGAGGGACTACATTTTCGAAATCCGGAGCAGCGTCAACGACACCATCGGGACCTACCATTTCAGCGTAAGGCCCTACTGGCGCGAAACCTTGTTTGCCAAAATCCTGTTTGCAGTCGTCGTCGCGCTGGCATTAGCCGCATTGATCGTTTACCAGGAAAAACGGCTGGCGCGCCACCGGCGGAAGCTGATAGAAGAGCAGGAGGAAAAGCTGCGGCAGCAACGGCTGTCCAGCGAGAGGCGGATCATGCAAATCCAGAACGAAAAGCTGCAAAGTGAAATCCAGAGCAAAAGTCAGCAATTAAGCAACGTCGCGATTAACGTGGTGCGGAAAAACGAGATACTGGAAGAAATCCGTGACGAACTCAGGCAAGTCAAGGCCGAAATGGGGCATCAGCTCCCCAACATCCATTATCAGAAATTATTGAACAGTATCGAACGAAATGTGGCCGGTAAAGACGACTGGATTCTGTTCGAACAAAACTTCGACGAAGTCCATGAACAATTCTTCAAAAGGCTCCGCCAGATATACCCTACCATTTCCCCTTCCGAGCTCCGGCTCGCTGCATGCCTTCGCATGAATCTTTCCACCAAAGAGATGGCTCCCGTGCTGGGGATTTCCGTCCGCGGTGTGGAAATCAAGCGCTACCGATTGCGCAAAAAGCTTGGATTGGACAACGATGCGAATCTGGCCCAATTTATGATGGACATCTGACCCAATTGTATTAATCGACCATTAACCCATTTATTGCCAACCAAACCTTGCATTATTCTTATTGATGTAGTGGTGATGTAGTGCTTTTTTTGATTCCTCCCCGCCTTCGAACTTAATTTTGAAGTCAATATTTTCTTATAATAATTCAATCACCAATTTGAAACTGATGAAAACTATTGTACGATTACTGTACATGCTCGTTTTCCTGACATTAGGAAGTTTCTCTTACGCGCAGGAAATAAATGTGACCGGGAAAGTCACTTCGAGTGCCGACAATTCGGCGCTGCCGGGCGCCAGCGTGCTCATCAAAGGCACCACCACCGGTGTTCCTACCGATGCCGATGGGAACTACACCATAAAAGTTCCGTCCCCCCAGTCCGTGCTGGTCTTTTCGATGATCGGCATGGTTACTCAAGAGATAACAGTAGGCAACCAAACTACCCTGAATGTTGCATTGCAGGAGGATGCCAAGGCGTTGAACGAAGTACTCGTGGTGGGTTATGGTTCTCAGAAAAAACTCGATGTTACGGGTGCCATTACACAAATTAAGGGTGTCGACATCGCGAAGCAACCTTCGATGAATGCCGTGAGCGGGTTGCAGGGCAAGGTAGCCGGTGTGCAGATCAACAACTCCGGTAAGCCCGGCGAGGCGCCGCAGATCCGTATCCGCGGTGTCGGAACGGCTTACGGCAGCGCTAACCCATTGTATGTGGTCGACGGTGTATGGTTCGATGATATCAGCTTCCTAAACTCGGGCGATATCGAGAGCATGAACATCCTGAAAGATGCGTCCAGCCAGTCCATTTATGGCGTACGCGCAGCGAACGGGGTCGTTTTGATCACCACCAAAAAAGGAAAATCAGGCCAGGCGGTCATCGATTACAATGGTTATGTAGGTTACCAGAAAGTGACCAACCAGATCAAAATGGCAAACGCGAACGAATATGCCACGATGATCAACGAATTGAGCCGTATCAATGGTAAATCGGATGTCCTCGATCCATCGCAATTCGGCGAGGGTACCGACTGGTACCATCAGATTCTGCGCAATGCCTTTGTAACCAATCACCAGATTTCGATCAGCGGTGGCGGTGAAAAATCGACTTACAACTTCTCGCTGGGTTATCTGGATCAGGACGGTGTTGTCGAGAAAAACAATTTCAAACGTTACACTGCCCGTCTGCAGAACGATTTCCAGGTGTTGAAGAACCTGAAAGTGGGTTACTCGGCAACGGCTGCATATAGTAAGTCGAGAGACGAAGCGGGAGGTATTTTCCGTCAATTGTATGCCGCCGCGCCTGTCGTTCCGGTTTACTATGCCGACGGCACCTATGGCGACCCTACCGATTACAACCTGGGCGACGCCAATAACTTCAACCCGCAGGTTACCATCGACTTTTATAACCAGAATACCAAAAAAACACTGCTGACCGGTAATGCTTACGCGGAACTGCAGGTCCTGAAAGGCCTTACCTTCCGGACAAGCCTCGGTGGCCGTTACGGACAGGACGAAACCCGTACCTACGTGCCGCAATATGTTGCGACATTCAAACAACGCAACACCACCAGCTTCCTCGAATTTGTCCGTCCACAGACCCGTTACTGGATCTTTGAGAACACTTTGACCTATACCAAAGACTTCGGCCAGCACAGCATTACGGCGTTGCTCGGTCAGTCGGCGCAGCGCGACCAATCCTACAAAGTCACAGCCAATGCCCTGAACGTGCCATACACCAGCGAAGGCGATTTGTACCTCGCACTGGGTAGCGCCGATAGCCGTAACGTAACCGACGAGGGCGACCTGGGTACCTACGCTTCCTATTTCGGCCGTGTGAACTACTCTTTCGGCGAGCGTTACCTGTTGAATGCGTCTCTCCGCGCGGACGGCTCTTCGAAATTCTACCAGGGCGGTAATGCCTGGGGTTATTTCCCTTCGGTAGGGGCGGGCTGGGTTATCAGCAACGAAAATTTCATGAAAGACCAGACGGTTTTCGACAACCTGAAAGTCCGTGGGAGCTGGGGTAAAATCGGTAACGCATCCGTGCCTTCCAACCTGTCGACGCTCACGGTAGCGACCGGCGGCGGACTGGCGGCGATTTTCGGCGAACAGTTGAATACCGGCGCCAGCATCAACACCATCATTCCGCCCACCACTTACTGGGAACGCGGTGTAGGTACCGACGCGGGTATCGAGGCTTCATTCCTGAAATCGAGACTGACCGTAGAGCTGGATTATTATATCAAAAAAACCGAACGAGCGATCTTCGACATTCCCGTGTTGAGTTCTATCGGTACCAGCTCGGGCCGGATTGTGGGCAACCAGGCCAACTTCCAGAACAAAGGTTTCGAACTTGCATTGAACTGGCGCGACGAAATCGGCGACGGCCTTTCTTACAGCATCGGCATAAACGGCGCAGTGAACAACAACAAAGTGCTTTCAGTATCGTCCGGCGCGAACCCGATCTATGATGGCGGTGTGGGCCTTACCAGCGGAGCGCTCGCAACGCGTACCCGTGTAGGCGACCCGATCGGTTCATTCTTCGGCTATGTGGTAGATGGTATTTTCCAGAACGACGAAGAGATCAAAAACTCCGCTCAACCCAACGCCAAGCCCGGTGATTTCAGATACCGCGATATCAGCGGAACCGATGGCGTACCCGACGGAACCATTTCCGGGCTCGACCGCCAGGTGATCGGCAACCCGAATCCGAAATACACCTATGGCATCAATACCAGCTGGAATTATAAGAACATCGACCTGATGCTCGATTTCCAGGGCGTAGCCAAGGTCGATATTTACAATGCCAACATGGGGTGGCGCTATGGTAACGAGAACTTCACCAAGGATTTCTACGATAACAGATGGCATGGCGAAGGCACATCGAATACTTATCCTTCGGCGAATATCGGCGGAGGCCAGAACTACCTGCCGAACACATTCTTTGTGCAAAGCGGCAGCTACTTCCGCGTGAGAAATGCGCAAATCGGTTACACGTTCCCGCAGGCATTCAATGAAAAGCTGAAAATCCGCAAACTGCGCCTGTACGCAAATGCGCAAAACCCATTGAATTTCTTCAAATACAAAGGCCTGTCGCCCGAGGTAAGAGCCAACGAGAACAAACCGACACAGGCCGGAATCGACGCCAATGTGTACCCGCTTTCGGCGACTTACAACTTCGGTATCAACGTCACTTTCTAAGATTAAAAGCGATATGAAAAATATAGATTTAAAAAACAGTTTGAAGCAGAAAGGGCTTTATATCGGGCTGGCAGCGCTCCTGATCGTCCCATCGTCCTGCAGTGACAGTTTCCTCGACGTGGACCCGCAGGGAAAACAGGCGGGAGCGGTGTTCTGGGTAAATGAAGCCGACGCAACCAAGGCAGTGAATGCAATGTATGCCAACCTCCGCAGCTGGAACAACACCGCTTTTGCCGCCATTGCCATCGAAAGCGTAGGCTCCGATGATGCGGAAAAAGGCAGCACACCTTCCGACGCTACATTTTTTAACCAATACGATACCTTCACCGTGGGTTCCACGGAAGGCCAGCTAGGCAGCTTCTGGGAGGGGCAATATCAGAATATCAACTACGCCAACCAGGTATTGGACAACATCCCGGCGATCAGCATGGACGAGACCCTGAAAGCGAGGTACCTGGCTGAGGCGAAATTCGTGCGCGCCTACTCCTATTTCAGGCTCGTACGGGCATTTGGCGACATTCCCCTTAGGTTGAGTGTTCCAAAGGACGCTTCGGAATACAATATCCCGCGCACACCGAAAGCGGAGGTTTACGCAGCCATCGAAAAAGACCTCACCGAAGCGGCTGCCGTGTTGCCATTAAACTATGGTGCAGCCGACATCGGCCGCGCTACCAAGGGCGCTGCGCAGTCCTTACACGCCAAAGTTTCGATGTACCAGGGTAAATGGCAGCAGGTTTTCGATCTGACCACACAGGTGATGAACTCCGGCCAATATTCGCTGTTCCCGGATTATGAAGCATTGTTCCGTATTCCGAATGAGAATTCCAGAGAATCGATCTTCGAAATCCAGAACGAACTCATTCCTTCGAACAAAGACGCCTCCAACTCACAGTATTCGCAGGTTCAGGGCGTGCGGGGGGTGCAAGGCGGCGGCTGGGGCTTTAATGTACCTACCGAGCAACTATCCAAAGCATTCGAAGCAGGCGACCCGCGCAGGGATGCAACGATCATTTTCCGTGGCGAGACGACGCCAGCCGGAGACGTAATCGCAGCAACCGGCGATAACCCTATGTACAACCAGAAGTCGTATGTGCCGTTCAAACTTTATGTGACGGGCTTCAATGAAGGCTCACAGCAAAATGTACGCGTGATCCGCTACGCCGAAGTATTGCTAATGAATGCGGAAGCTGCCAACGAAATCGGTAACACGACCCAGGCGCTCGCTTCGCTTGAAATGGTGCGTGCACGTGCAAGGGGCGCAAGCAAAACCATCCTGCCAAAAGTGACCACCACCGACAAAGCCGCATTGCGCCTGGCGATCTGGAACGAGCGCCACTATGAGCTTGCTATGGAATTCGACCGCTATTTTGATGTGATCCGTCAGGGACGTGCCGCTCAGATCTTCGGACCAAAAGGATGGAAGGCCGGCAAAAACGAAGTGTGGCCTATTCCTCAGAATGAAATCGACCTCAGCGCAGGCGTGCTGACCCAGAATCCAGGCTATTAATCCAAAACCACGATCTATCGATGAAAACTTTAAAGAATAAGCTGGCCGTGGCATTGTGTGTATTGACCGTGCCCGGGGTTACCTCCTGCTATGAAAAGTTCGATCCCGAAAGTTACGCGCCCAGCGTGACCATCGGCGGCTTCACGAGCTCCGACGAAATCGCAAGGGCCAATCTCGTGGCGCATTTCCCTTTCGACGGTAATTACAGCGACGTTATTTCCAACACCGCTGGCACCAATACCGGCACTACATTCGCCAACGGTCTGAAAGGCCAGGCAATGAAGGGAGCCAAAGACGGTTATGTGCTTTTCACGCCGACTGCGGCCATTCTGGGGTTGAAGAGCTTTACATTGACCTACTGGGTAAACAGCCCGTCGACCAAAGCGGCGGGCGGCATTATCGGACTGGTAGGTTTGTCTCAAACAGATGGTTTCTGGGGAAACATCGAAACCTTTTTCGAGAACGGCGGTACCGATACTGACGGTATTTTCAAAGCCCACATTCAGAATGATAAAACCGACGCCTGGGTTACCAAGGAAGGCATTGTGAACCTTTATAACTCCTGGAATCACATTGCATTGTCATACGATGCCACTTCATCCACTTTCAATGTATATGTGAACGGCTCTAAAACAGCTACCACTACAGTAGCCAAATTCGGGGAGTTGAAATGGAAGAATCCCGGTAAAATGGTATTCGGCACGGTACAATTCCAGACTAAGCCGAGCCTTACCACGGGGGCTTCCGCACAGGATTGGGCGAGCTACCTGACCGGCCTGCTCGACGAAGTAAGGATTTACAATGTTGCTTTGAAAGACGCCGAAGTGGATGCACTCGTCAAACTGGAATCGAGGGGGGAAATAATGCCTTTTAAATACCTTCTTCTTTTTTGTTCATTGATCTGGCTCGGGGTTTCCTGCAAATCGGAAAAGGAAGCCCCCGGGCCTTCAAACCCCGGAATACCGGCTTCATTCGGATTTAATAGCGTGAAAGTGAACGGCACCTATTCCGGGTTCAAATACCATGATGTAAACCTCAAACCTAAAATCAGGTTTACATTCTCAGCACCGCTCAGCAACGCAACCATTCCCGACGGGATCACCTTTCAGTCGATGTCGGGTGAAGCCGTCGCATATTCTTCCTCCCTGGAAAACGGCGACAGTTCGGTTGTGATCACGCCTTCCGCCGATTTGAAATACCTGACCCGCTATTCTGTCAGCGCCACCAAAGCATTAAAATCCAAAACGGGCGGAATGCTCCTGAACGAGGTGAAAGTAGAACTGATCACGATGCTGGATTCTACCGACAAATTCCCGGTCATTGGTGAAGAAGCGTTATTAACGCTCGTACAGCAGCAAACTTTCAGGTATTTCTGGGACTTCGCGCACCCGGTGAGCGGGCTGGCGCGCGAGCGGAATACCTCGGGCGACGTGGTGACCTCCGGCGGTAGCGGTTTTGGCATTATGACCATTCCCGTCGCAATCGAACGGAAGTTTATCACCCGCGCACAGGGATTGGAAAGAATGCAGAAGATCGTAGGCTTCCTGAAAAAAGCGCAGACCTTTCACGGGGCATTTCCGCATTGGCTGAACGGCATAACCGGCGCAGCTGTGCCGTTCAGCGATAAGGACAATGGAGCCGATCTGGTAGAAACGTCGTTCCTGATCCAGGGATTGCTCACGGCCCGCCAGTATTTCAGTGAAAGCAATGCCGCCGAAACCACGTTACGGACCGATATCAATGCGATATGGAGAGCGGTGGAATGGGATTGGTTTAGAAAAAACAATGAGAATGTACTGTACTGGCATTGGAGCCCGGATTACGGCTGGGATATGAATCACCAGATCCGTGGCTGGAACGAATGCCTGATCACCTATGTGCTGGCGGCGGCGTCCCCTTCGCACGGCATCGACAAAAGCGTTTACGACAACGGGTGGGCAGGCAACAGCACATTTACCAACGGAAAAGAATATTATGGTATCACATTACCGCTTGGTGAACCCCTGGGTGGGCCGTTGTTTTTCTCGCACTATTCGTTTCTGGGGCTGAATCCAACCGGCCTCACCGACCGGTTTACCAATTATTTTACCCAAAACAAGGCCCATACCCTTATCAATTACAATTATTGCAAAACAAACCCGCAACAATACTACGGGTACAGCGACCAATGCTGGGGCCTCACCGCCAGCGACATTCCGGGCGGCTATAATGCCAGCTCCCCAAGCAACGACAAGGGAGTAATTGCGCCTACTGCAGCACTTTCCGCATTCCCGTATACACCCGCGGAGTCGATGAGGGCTTTAAAATTCTTCTACTACAAACTCGGCGACAGGTTATGGGGCGAGTACGGCTTCCACGACGCATTTTCGCTGGATCAGCTATGGTTTACGGATTCTTACCTGGCTATCGACCAGGGGCCGATCGTCGTCATGATCGAAAATTACCGCACGGCTTTACCCTGGAAGCTCTTCATGAGCAGCCCGGAGGTTAAGACCGGTCTTAAAAAGCTCGGATTTAACAGTCCCCAGCTTTGAGGAACTTTCATTAAAATACTACTCAACTATGAAGCTATACTTTCAATTACTACTATGCCTCGCGCTGCTTGCGGGCCTTCAGGTAGATTGCACGGCGCAAAAAAAGAAATCCGCAGCCGCCAAATCTGCCGCTTTCAATCCGGCCGCCCGTCCTAAAAACCTCTCGGACACCGCATTGCTGGAACTCGTTCAGAAACAGACATTCCGGTATTTCTGGGAATTCGGTCACCCGGTAAGCGGGATGGCCCGCGAGCGGAGCAATATAGCGTACGACTACGGCGACGAAGTGGTTACCATCGGCGGAACGGGTTTCGGCGTGATGGCGATGATCGTCGCGGCAGAGCGGCAATGGCAACCCCGCGATTCGGTTGCCGCACGATTGTTGAAAATGGTCAAATTCCTTTCCAAAGCCGATCACTACCATGGTATTTTCCCTCACTGGCTCAATGGGGCTACCGGCAAGATCATTCCATTCAGTCGGAAAGACGATGGCGGCGATCTCGTGGAATCCTCGTTCCTTTTCCAGGGACTACTTGCCGTCAGACAATATTTCGACCGCGATACCGACGTGGAAAGGGAGCTCCGCAATCGTATTACCTGGCTCTGGAACGAAGCCGAATGGGACTGGTACACACGTGGCAATCCGAATCAGCTCTACTGGCATTGGAGCCCCAATAACGGGTGGGCGATGAATTTCGAGCTTCGTGGGTACAACGAGACATTAATTACCTACATCATGGGCGCCGCGTCGCCCCGTTACCCCATTACCCGCCAGGTTTACGACAAGTGCTGGGCGCAAAGCGACCATTTCCGCAATGGGAAAGAGTATTATGGGATCAAACTGCCTCTTGGCTTCGAGTATGGAGGGCCGTTGTTTTTCGCGCATTATTCGTTCCTCGGCCTCGATCCCCGCAATTTGAAAGATCAGTATGCCAATTACTGGGAGCAAAATGTGAACCATTCGCTGATTAACTACAAGCATTGTGTCGCCAACCCGGGCAAGTTCAAGGGATACGGGGAAAACAGCTGGGGATTGACGGCTAGCGACACTTACAACGGGTACAATGCGCATTCGCCCACAAATGATTTCGGGACCATTACACCTACGGCGGCATTGTCGTCCTTCCCCTACACACCGGAGCAATCGATGAAAGCATTGCGGCACTTTTACGACGACCTGGGGGATAAAATCTGGTCGGAATACGGATTTACCGACGCATTCAACGAATCGCAAAACTGGTACGCCACATCGCACCTTGCTATTGACCAGGGCCCTATTATCGTGATGATCGAAAACTACCGGACCGGGCTGCTCTGGAAATTATTCATGAAAGATCCGGACGTTCAGAACGGTTTAAGAAAACTCGGGTTTGAAAGTCCGACGCTACGCGTGTCCAGCAAAAATTAACCGCTTTTTAGCTAAAATTTGCAGAAGGACCGGCCATAAGCTGGTCTTTCTGTTTTATAGAATATAATTGTACCTTGATATCGTTTTTGAACAGCATATTATGCGTATCCAGCCATTCTAAACGTAATCGAGATGAAACCACTCTATCAAAAACTCGCGTTGCTGATCGCCTTGCATGCATTCGGTTTGCATGGATCAGCGCAGATATGGACGGTCTCGGAGCCGGAGAACCTGCCCGAGAAAAGACACGAAAATGCGATGGCTGCGGCAAACGGGAAGTTGTATCTGCTGGGAGGCCGCGGCATCAAACCCGTTGATGAATACGATTCGAAAAAGGACTCGTGGAAAAGTCTGGCGCCATCACCAATCGAAATGAGCCATTTTCAGGCCGTAACATATAAAAATGAAATTTACGTGCTGGGTGCATTCACCGGCGGCTACCCGCACGAAGTGCCCATTCCCGACATTTACATTTTCAATCCCGTGAAGAACGAATGGCGTAAGGGTGCGTCCATTCCGGAAAATCGCAGACGCGGCGCAGCCGGGGCATTTGTTTTGAACGATAAAATTTACCTGGTCTGCGGCATTCAGGACGGCCATTGGGATGGGCAGGTAACCTGGTTCGATGAATTCGACCCCGCGACAGGCACATGGAAAACGCTTCCTGACGCCCCGCGCCCGCGCGATCACGTGCAGGTAGCCGTCCTGGACGACAAGCTTTATGTAGCAGGAGGCCGCTTGTCGACAGCACGTATCAATCAGGTTTTGAACACCGTTATCAAGGAAGTGGATGTATATGATTTTAAAACCGGCAAATGGACGACGCTGGATGCCTCCAATAACCTTCCTACCCTTCGCGCCGGCAACACGACCATCGCTTACAATAACAGGATCCTCGTGATCGGCGGTGAAAGCGATGCACATGTGGAGGCGCATAATGAAGTGGAGGCATTTAATCCGCAGACCCGGAAATGGGAAAGGTGGCCTTCGCTTCATCAGGGCCGTCATGGTACGCAGGCGGTTTTGTTCAACAGGAAGGTTTACATTGCGGCCGGTTCGGCCAACCGCGGGGGCGGTCCGGAGCTGAACGATATGGAAATATTGGATAAATAATTATTAATATAAAAATCAAATGTTCAGAACACTCG harbors:
- a CDS encoding TonB-dependent receptor; the protein is MKTIVRLLYMLVFLTLGSFSYAQEINVTGKVTSSADNSALPGASVLIKGTTTGVPTDADGNYTIKVPSPQSVLVFSMIGMVTQEITVGNQTTLNVALQEDAKALNEVLVVGYGSQKKLDVTGAITQIKGVDIAKQPSMNAVSGLQGKVAGVQINNSGKPGEAPQIRIRGVGTAYGSANPLYVVDGVWFDDISFLNSGDIESMNILKDASSQSIYGVRAANGVVLITTKKGKSGQAVIDYNGYVGYQKVTNQIKMANANEYATMINELSRINGKSDVLDPSQFGEGTDWYHQILRNAFVTNHQISISGGGEKSTYNFSLGYLDQDGVVEKNNFKRYTARLQNDFQVLKNLKVGYSATAAYSKSRDEAGGIFRQLYAAAPVVPVYYADGTYGDPTDYNLGDANNFNPQVTIDFYNQNTKKTLLTGNAYAELQVLKGLTFRTSLGGRYGQDETRTYVPQYVATFKQRNTTSFLEFVRPQTRYWIFENTLTYTKDFGQHSITALLGQSAQRDQSYKVTANALNVPYTSEGDLYLALGSADSRNVTDEGDLGTYASYFGRVNYSFGERYLLNASLRADGSSKFYQGGNAWGYFPSVGAGWVISNENFMKDQTVFDNLKVRGSWGKIGNASVPSNLSTLTVATGGGLAAIFGEQLNTGASINTIIPPTTYWERGVGTDAGIEASFLKSRLTVELDYYIKKTERAIFDIPVLSSIGTSSGRIVGNQANFQNKGFELALNWRDEIGDGLSYSIGINGAVNNNKVLSVSSGANPIYDGGVGLTSGALATRTRVGDPIGSFFGYVVDGIFQNDEEIKNSAQPNAKPGDFRYRDISGTDGVPDGTISGLDRQVIGNPNPKYTYGINTSWNYKNIDLMLDFQGVAKVDIYNANMGWRYGNENFTKDFYDNRWHGEGTSNTYPSANIGGGQNYLPNTFFVQSGSYFRVRNAQIGYTFPQAFNEKLKIRKLRLYANAQNPLNFFKYKGLSPEVRANENKPTQAGIDANVYPLSATYNFGINVTF
- a CDS encoding triple tyrosine motif-containing protein, yielding MILNTAEKRLARSHFPSRASKYKAGCYTTILFLVTIFLPLFAQETPPLINYPASVYKAHNQNWDICQSADDIVYSANSDGLLEHDGASWKLYPLPDGQIVRTVLYDEQTVEPAGGKVLNRHPKTEQRIYVGGFSEFGYWKKEADGQLKYYSLSKKANFPSLKTEEIWHILKTPRYIYFQSFSFIYRYDGKTLTEIKGPDNFMFLRYVKNRVLVQLIGRGLYELKDKRFEPLKGTESLSSAIVSSILPYSGNRILITTTKHGIFIWQNGVLSPWNIAISAELKRNIINRALIMTRDSSVVFGTIQNGVYVVSKNGALRYRFNKDTGLQNNTVLALEEDARQQLWIGLDQGIDMVKMSSPIIAYQTSDNPLGSTYAAAIWHGNLYVGSNKGVFVKKWLSSEPFRPVLGLEGQTWALKVIDDQLLCGHNDATYRISENSVTKISGVNGGWVFMPIRNGRDTLLLQGAYVGLHVYKKDAKGIWTYAYPVEKFAPVPIRQIARDNSGTFWLGHAYKGLFQAKLTTALDSALFWKEFKAPRELPSEFSVEVVQWLDGQVRVRSGNRFFQPDAAGNLVASSDFLKEDEDYKVRTGLDGDWFKVFMNRVEFYQPGREARNLPLTLVRNSETIIPLSGDYYFFCLDNGYALYNRKSADKHNEVTGPPVIRKVANLRNLNETFAISGNPSLPAEVRSLRVAFSIPAYGQNVQYQYRLKGLTDQWSEWTDQSFVEFTNLESRDYIFEIRSSVNDTIGTYHFSVRPYWRETLFAKILFAVVVALALAALIVYQEKRLARHRRKLIEEQEEKLRQQRLSSERRIMQIQNEKLQSEIQSKSQQLSNVAINVVRKNEILEEIRDELRQVKAEMGHQLPNIHYQKLLNSIERNVAGKDDWILFEQNFDEVHEQFFKRLRQIYPTISPSELRLAACLRMNLSTKEMAPVLGISVRGVEIKRYRLRKKLGLDNDANLAQFMMDI
- a CDS encoding glucoamylase family protein, with amino-acid sequence MKTLKNKLAVALCVLTVPGVTSCYEKFDPESYAPSVTIGGFTSSDEIARANLVAHFPFDGNYSDVISNTAGTNTGTTFANGLKGQAMKGAKDGYVLFTPTAAILGLKSFTLTYWVNSPSTKAAGGIIGLVGLSQTDGFWGNIETFFENGGTDTDGIFKAHIQNDKTDAWVTKEGIVNLYNSWNHIALSYDATSSTFNVYVNGSKTATTTVAKFGELKWKNPGKMVFGTVQFQTKPSLTTGASAQDWASYLTGLLDEVRIYNVALKDAEVDALVKLESRGEIMPFKYLLLFCSLIWLGVSCKSEKEAPGPSNPGIPASFGFNSVKVNGTYSGFKYHDVNLKPKIRFTFSAPLSNATIPDGITFQSMSGEAVAYSSSLENGDSSVVITPSADLKYLTRYSVSATKALKSKTGGMLLNEVKVELITMLDSTDKFPVIGEEALLTLVQQQTFRYFWDFAHPVSGLARERNTSGDVVTSGGSGFGIMTIPVAIERKFITRAQGLERMQKIVGFLKKAQTFHGAFPHWLNGITGAAVPFSDKDNGADLVETSFLIQGLLTARQYFSESNAAETTLRTDINAIWRAVEWDWFRKNNENVLYWHWSPDYGWDMNHQIRGWNECLITYVLAAASPSHGIDKSVYDNGWAGNSTFTNGKEYYGITLPLGEPLGGPLFFSHYSFLGLNPTGLTDRFTNYFTQNKAHTLINYNYCKTNPQQYYGYSDQCWGLTASDIPGGYNASSPSNDKGVIAPTAALSAFPYTPAESMRALKFFYYKLGDRLWGEYGFHDAFSLDQLWFTDSYLAIDQGPIVVMIENYRTALPWKLFMSSPEVKTGLKKLGFNSPQL
- a CDS encoding kelch repeat-containing protein, whose amino-acid sequence is MKPLYQKLALLIALHAFGLHGSAQIWTVSEPENLPEKRHENAMAAANGKLYLLGGRGIKPVDEYDSKKDSWKSLAPSPIEMSHFQAVTYKNEIYVLGAFTGGYPHEVPIPDIYIFNPVKNEWRKGASIPENRRRGAAGAFVLNDKIYLVCGIQDGHWDGQVTWFDEFDPATGTWKTLPDAPRPRDHVQVAVLDDKLYVAGGRLSTARINQVLNTVIKEVDVYDFKTGKWTTLDASNNLPTLRAGNTTIAYNNRILVIGGESDAHVEAHNEVEAFNPQTRKWERWPSLHQGRHGTQAVLFNRKVYIAAGSANRGGGPELNDMEILDK
- a CDS encoding glucoamylase family protein, translated to MKLYFQLLLCLALLAGLQVDCTAQKKKSAAAKSAAFNPAARPKNLSDTALLELVQKQTFRYFWEFGHPVSGMARERSNIAYDYGDEVVTIGGTGFGVMAMIVAAERQWQPRDSVAARLLKMVKFLSKADHYHGIFPHWLNGATGKIIPFSRKDDGGDLVESSFLFQGLLAVRQYFDRDTDVERELRNRITWLWNEAEWDWYTRGNPNQLYWHWSPNNGWAMNFELRGYNETLITYIMGAASPRYPITRQVYDKCWAQSDHFRNGKEYYGIKLPLGFEYGGPLFFAHYSFLGLDPRNLKDQYANYWEQNVNHSLINYKHCVANPGKFKGYGENSWGLTASDTYNGYNAHSPTNDFGTITPTAALSSFPYTPEQSMKALRHFYDDLGDKIWSEYGFTDAFNESQNWYATSHLAIDQGPIIVMIENYRTGLLWKLFMKDPDVQNGLRKLGFESPTLRVSSKN
- a CDS encoding RagB/SusD family nutrient uptake outer membrane protein; protein product: MKNIDLKNSLKQKGLYIGLAALLIVPSSCSDSFLDVDPQGKQAGAVFWVNEADATKAVNAMYANLRSWNNTAFAAIAIESVGSDDAEKGSTPSDATFFNQYDTFTVGSTEGQLGSFWEGQYQNINYANQVLDNIPAISMDETLKARYLAEAKFVRAYSYFRLVRAFGDIPLRLSVPKDASEYNIPRTPKAEVYAAIEKDLTEAAAVLPLNYGAADIGRATKGAAQSLHAKVSMYQGKWQQVFDLTTQVMNSGQYSLFPDYEALFRIPNENSRESIFEIQNELIPSNKDASNSQYSQVQGVRGVQGGGWGFNVPTEQLSKAFEAGDPRRDATIIFRGETTPAGDVIAATGDNPMYNQKSYVPFKLYVTGFNEGSQQNVRVIRYAEVLLMNAEAANEIGNTTQALASLEMVRARARGASKTILPKVTTTDKAALRLAIWNERHYELAMEFDRYFDVIRQGRAAQIFGPKGWKAGKNEVWPIPQNEIDLSAGVLTQNPGY